The genomic window AAAGCTGCAACCTTTAGAACCTTATTTTCCTTACCTGCATTATTTGGCTCCTCGCCACCCTTAGTCCCACAACCTGCTAGAGTTGAAATTAGCATAAATGAACTTAATAAAAGTGCTATTCTTCTTTTTTTCATTTTAATTCTCCTCTCTCCCTTAAATAAATACCATAAATTTAAATTACCTATATATTAATTTTATTATTTTGTAAACGTTATTTATATAGCTTTTTTGCGGATTATTATAATAATCTTGTTTATATTATTGATATCTTTTATTATATAAATATAACTCCGAAAGCAATCCTGCCAAACCTATAAACATTAACCCAAGTCCTGTATATCCTAATATTTTATTTCCTTTAACTACTAAAAAAATTGAAATTAAAAATATAATCGCACCAATTAATTTTTTCATAATTTATAACTCCTCCTTAAGGATTTATTATGACTATTACATACTTATCCACCTTATCTCTGCTGGTTCTAATTCAATATTTACAACATTTCCTTCTCCATCATATAGATTAGTTCTTTGCTTTTCATTTGAATTATTTACCACAGCATACTTATTAGATTCTAAATAAGCTGATACTTCACAGTAAATATTATCTGCATACCACTTTTTCATTTCAGATTCTTTATTAGCTGCATAGAAACAAGCTCTCATTAATAACCTAGTGTTTTGTGCTGAATAAGGTAATCCTGCTATATAAACAGCTCTACCCTTGCCATACTCATTGGCAGACATTAATAAATCGCCATTTTCAATTTTAATTATTTCTGTATCACTTTTAGTTGCATATATATTTTTTTGACTTTCTCCAAAATCTAAAGCCTCAAAAACATCTTCAGTTATAAAATGCTGTTCTACGGATGTCTTAAAATATTTATCTGTACTTAATGAGAACCCTAATTCTTTATCTACTCCTAAAGCATCTGATAATTGGAAATAATGTCCTCCATTTAACGCAGCAGACGGTTCCCCTATTCCTACAAATCCACCACCATTAAATATCCACTCTCTCACATTTGTTATTATATCACAATCATTCCATTTTTCTCCACCGCTAAATGCAGTTCCAGCATCTCCTGCATTTATTATTACATCTATATCTGAAGGGATTCCATGGTTTTTCACATCATCAAAACTTATAAACTTAACATCCACACTCATTCCGCTTAAAGCTTCTATTACTCCAAGATAAGTATATATTTGTTTATACCATAAAGCATGTGCTACCATATGAGTTTGCCATGTACGAAGTTTTCCCCAGCAATTCAAAATTGCAACTTTTAAACCACAATAAGGCTTATTTCCATCTATATTCTTATATATTTCTCTAAACTCATCACATACTTCCCCAATATACTCTACAAAGTTAGGGAATTTGTAAGCAAGAGATAAATATCCGCCATATCCAATCCTATCAACTGGCTTTCTAATTAATGCTCTTCTTGCTGTTAACCAATTTTCTCTAGCCTCTATAGTTGGATCATTTCCTTCATAAAAAGTATCAGGAAAGAAATATGGTAAAAAACGTCCTTCTGTATATTTAACTCCAGGAATATCTGATATCATTCTTAAAGTAGCCCCACTACCTACAGATCCAACCACAGCATCTAAACCTATTTCTTCAAAATATTTTCCATAAGGTTCTGTTCCTATCCAGTTATCCCCTAAAAACATCATTGCTTCCCTTCCATGTTGATGTGTTATATCAACCAGTTTCTTAACGTTAACTGAAACAAATTGTTGTTGAAAATCCATATAATCTAAATATTCCTTTGTTGGAACTCTAAATGTACTATTATAATATCCCTGATCAACTATATGCTCTGGTCTTAATTTATACCCTTTAACCTTTTCAAATTCTCTTAAAGCTTCTGCACTAACACTTGAACTATATCCAAACCAATCTACGAATTTTTCTTTTGCTAAATTATTAAACACTAAAGTAAAGTGATAAAAGAAAGTGGTAAAGCGAACAACATCTGTTTCTGGATGTTCATCTAACCATTTATGCATGGCTTCAAATATATGTTGATTAGTTTTAGGTTTTCTTGCATCAAAAGGCATTTCATGAGGCTTGTCTCCCCAATTATTTGTTATATGATTATACATTTGGGTAGGATCCCAAATACAATAAGCTAAGAATGAAACTGTGTATTCATGCCATGCAGTCGTATTTTTTATTATAACTTCTTTAGTTTCATCATTATATTCCCATTTATCTAAGCTAACTACCTCACCTGTAGTTCTATCTATTACTTCCCAAAATTCTTTAACATCATGATATGAATCTGGTTGTACTTGCTCTTCAAAATATCCATCCATTATTTTAATTATTAATGTATCTTCAGTAGCCAAATGGTGCTTAGTCATTAGATAAGTTTGTTGTAGTTCTTCTCTATTATTATTTGCCCATTCATTATCTCCACGAGCTACAAAATAAGTAGAATATATCTTTTCTGCTAACCCCTTAATTTCTCTTGGTAATTTGAAACCATCGCAGTCACGTATTGCATCTGCTCCCCATTTTTCAACTATATCAATGGTTTCCTTTATAAAATTATCGTCTGTTGGTATAGTTACTCTTCCTTTACTCATTTATCTCATCCTCCTAGCCTATTCTTTTATACCGCCCACTGTCATTCCTTCAGTTAATTTCTTTTGAACTAATATATATAAAATTATTGTTGGTATCATTACTATTACAAGACCTGCATACATGGCACCATAATCTGTTGCTGTTTTTTGAACTTGCATTAAGTTTATTAAACCTAAAGGTAATGTTTTTGCCCCATTTGGTAACATTGTTAAAGCTATAATATATTCATTCCAAAAAGCTAAAAAGTTAAATAATATAACTGTTAAAATACTTGGTTTTGCCATTGGAATTATTACATGTATTAATGTTTTAAAATTACTACATCCATCCATATAGGCTGCCTCTTCATATGCCTTTGGTAAAGTTCTTAAGAAGTTCATTAATAAATAAATTGTAAATGGTAATGCTGTTGATGCATAAATTATTGATACTACTATTCTGCTATCTAAAAATAAACTCATACTTGCTGGAAGTGCAAATATTTCTTTAACTAATTTTTCTCCATCTAATACCATTAAGAATATTGGTACTACTATATAGTTTACATTTATAAATAAACCCGCTGAAAATAAAAGATTAATAACCTTTTTACTCTTAAATTCGAATCTTGATAACACATATGCAGCTGGTATAGCAACTACTAATAAAATTATTAACGCTAATCCAGTTACTATAATAGAATTTATAAAATACTCTCCCATATGAGCTTCAACAAAAGCTTTACGGAAATTTTCAAAGTAGAAACCTTGTGGTAATACCCATGGATTACCATAAAATTCAGATTTGTGTTTCATTGATGCTAAAAATGCCCATCCTAAAGGAATTAATATACTTAATGCAAAAATACTTAAACATAAATACATGAATATCCTAAAAAGCTTTTCAGCTGACATTTCTTTAAATGCTTTTTTCATATTAATTCCCCTCCTTAAAACTCTATTACATCTCTCTTTGTTGCTTTACTTATTATTAAAGAAAGTCCAAATGAGAATATAAATATTACAACTCCTATTGCCATTCCATATCCATATGCTGAATTAGAGTACGCCTGCTTGTACATATAATTTAGGAAAACGTCTGATGCTCCATCAGGTCCTCCTGCTGTCATAACTTTTACAAATAAGAAACTTAAATTTATAGTACTTATTATAAAGAATGTTAATGTAGTTCTTATTGTGTTCCAAATTAAAGGTAATGTTATTTGGAAAAATTGTTGTGATCTTGTTGCTCCCTCTAAATCTGCTGATTCATATAGACTACTAGGAATACTGCTCATACTTGCCATATACATTACCATATAGTAACCTACAGCTTGCCAGATCATTGCCAAAGCTATACACCATATTACAACTTTTTGATCTCCTAACCACATTCTTTTAAAAGACTCTAAACTTAATGCATCTAATGTAGCATTTATAATACCTTGTCTTGGATCAAGTATTGCTGAAAATATTGCTGATATTACTACTACAGACAAAATATTAGGAAAATAAAATACTATTCTAAAGAAATTTTTAAATTTAGTATCTTCTCTAACCAGTACTGCTGCAGATGTAATTGCTAATATTAACGTAATTATTGTTACAATTACAAGTAAAAATAAAGTGTTTTGAAATGACCTTATAAAGTTTTCATCTTTAAATAAGATTGTAAAATTATCTAAGCCTACAAATTTTTTATTATTTGACAATCCTCCCCATTTAAATAAAGACATCCAAAATACATTTAAAGTTGGTATAACCATAAATACTATAAATAGGACTATTGCTGGTATTACAGATAAGCTTATAAATAATTTTTTTGACGTGTTTTTTCTTCCCATAAATGTTCACCCCTTATTAGTAACTCTCTGTATAATTATTGTATTAATTTGTAATCTTTTACACAACAAAATTATTGCTTAATATTTTAGTAATCTTGCTATCAATAATAATATTAAATGCAATATTTTTTTGTTATAATATTAATTATAAGCAATAAATTTATGAGGTGTTGTTATGGGGAATACAAGATATTTGATTAATGATAAGAATATTTACAACTGTAAATATGAATTATTGTACATTAGTAAATCAAAATATGAAAACGATTGGCATAGTACGGCTCACTTTCATCCATTCACAGAAATATTTTTTATAATTAATGGTGAAGGTGCCTTTCACCTAGATGATAAAGATGTTAAGGTAAAACAATGGGACTTAATTATAATAAATCCCAATTGTCTTCATACTGAAAAATCAATCACTAAAGATAATCCCTTAGAGTATATAGTATTAGGAATAGATAATTTACTTTTAAATTTTCCAGACACATATAGTTTGACGAATAATATAAACTTAAAAAAACTATATAAAATAATTGACTTTACAAGTAATAAAGACTATATACTACATTACTTAAACTGCTTAATACAAGAAGTGGAAAGCAAAGATTATAATTATGAGATGGCTTGCAAAAATATATTAACACTTCTAATAATACACATCATTCGTAGCATACCATCCTTACTATTAGTTGAAGAACCTCAAGAAAAGCTCAATTTAGAATGCGTTAAGATAAAGAATTATATTGACTCTCATTATTCAGAAAATATAACATTAGATATTTTGTCAGATATGTCTTATATGAACAAATTTCATTTAGTCCATACTTTCACAAAACAAATCGGTATATCACCAATTAACTATGTAATTAATAAAAGAATTGAAGAATCTAAAAATTTATTAGCTACCACTAATTACTCTATTAGAGATATCGCTTCTATAGTTGGTTTCTCTAATTCATCCTATTTTAGTCAAGCTTTTAAAAAAGTCACGGGGAAATCTCCCAAAGAATATAGAGTTGATAAATTACATAGTATGATTTAATAATTGTTTAAGTAAGACAAGCTTTTTTAAATAAAAAAATAAGAGATAGAAAATTAAATTTTCTATCTCTTATTTTTATTTAATAGTCTCTTTTTAGTTTTTACTTAATTTCTAATATATCCTTAATAACTTCTCCACCTATTATCATTCCTGCAACTGGAGGAACAAATGATATACTTCCTGGAATTTGTCTCTTTGCTGCACATTTCTTTGTACCACCTGTACAAACACATCCTGTCTTGCAAGTAACTACATCTTCAGTTTTTGGTTTTATTGGCATTTCTTCTGAATAAACAACTTTAAGCTTTTTTACCCCTCTTTTTCTAAGTTCGTATCTCATAACCTTAGCTAAAGGACATACTTTAGTTTTATAAATGTCAGATACCTTAAATTGAGTTGGATCTAATTTATTCCCAGTTCCCATAGATGATATTATTTTTATCTTCTTTTCATAACAATATTGTGCTAATGCAAGCTTAGCTGAAACGGTATCTATTGCATCAACAACATAATCAACATCATCTGGTACAATATCCTTTATATTTTCAGGTGTTACAAACACTTGATGAGTTATTACATTGCACTTTTTGTTTATAGAAAGAATTCTTTCTTTCATCACTTCAACTTTAACTTTGCTTATTGTTCCATATGTAGCATGTATTTGTCTATTTAGATTAGTTAAACAAACTGTATCGTCATCTACTAGAATTATATTCCCAACTCCAGCTCTTGTTAAGGCTTCTACTGTAAAACTTCCAACTCCACCTACTCCAAATACAATTACTTTCGCACCTTTTAACTTTTCTAAGCCTTCACTACCTATAAGTAGTTCTGTTCTAGATAATGGATGTTGTAACATTCATATCTCTCCTTTATGTATTATAATTTATAATTATTTTAGACTATTGTTTATATATATACAAGAATATTATTCATATATATAATGGTATTATATGTTAAATATAATTTACTTATTGTTGGAGGTTTAAAATTGAAAAAATTATTTAACAAAATTTTTTCGCCATACAGAAAAATAGAACAAGAACAATTAAACATATCTTTTGGTATATTTAAAGCAATATTTATACTATTAGCTTGTAATATTGTAGAGGCAATTTTTACTAGTATTCCTTATTTTATTACTTCTGATAATTTTTTAGATAATAATATGATAGTATTAATACCCTATGAAATTATTTTATTCTTTTTATTACCTTATATATGGAATGATATTAGTGGAAAAAATACTAAAGTTATAAATACCTATAAGAAATTTAATTTAAAGTCCATTATTTATCCATTCTTATTAGTTATATCCTTTAGATTAATTTATGACTCACTTATTTATCCTTTAGTAATGCTAGTTCCTGAAAGCGAATTTTTAAATGAATTTACTTCAATGGCAAATAATAATTTTTTATATTTTTTTATTAGTGCAATTTTATATGCACCATTTACAGAAGAACTATTATTTAGAGGGATTATACTTAATGGCCTGCTTGGAAAATATAGCGCAAAAATATCAATTCCAATTTCTGCTTTAATATTTGCGTGTGCTCACTTTAACTTTCATCAAGGCGTAAATGCTTTTATTTTAGGGTTAGCTTTAGGATATATATTCTATAAAACAAAATCCCTATATTTAACCATATTCTGTCACTTTATAAATAATTTAATAGCACTTGTTACTACTGTCCCATCAAACCCTGAAATTTCATATGTAGTAACATTCTTATCTGCTAGTATAGGACTTGGTTTGTTAGTTTTAGTAATTATGAAATATAGACCTAAATATAATGCAAACTTCGAAAAGTTATAGATGTAAGGTCTATTAAATAATTTGTTTTAAGTATATAATAATCATTAGGTTAATTATCTTAGTTAACCTAATTTTTTTATGGAGGATTTTAATAATGGTTTTAGGAATTATAAGTGCAATGTCAGAAGAATTAGAAATTCTTTTAAAAGATATGACTCTAGAAGAAAAAGTTGAAAAGGCTAACATGACTTTTAATAAAGGTAAACTTGGAAATACAAGTATAATCGCTGTAGTTAGTGGTATAGGTAAAGTTAATGCTGCCGTATGTGCTCAAATATTAATCTCAGAATATAAAGTTGATTCAATAATAAACGTAGGTGTTGCTGGTGGTATAGGTAAAGATATATATCCTGGTGATGTAGTAGTTGCTACTGATTTAGTTCAACATGATATAGATACAACAGTATTTGGAGATCCACATGGCCAAGTACCTAGATTAAATACTTTTGCTTTTAAATGTGATGAAGGTTTAGTTAAGGCAGCTATGGATGCTTGTGAAGAAATAACTGAAATAAACACATTCTCTGGAAGAATAGTATCTGGAGACCAATTTATTTCAAGTGTAGAAAAAATTCAATGGTTTGAAAAGGAATTTGGTGCCATTTCATGTGAAATGGAAGGAGCAAGTATTG from Clostridium septicum includes these protein-coding regions:
- the gnpA gene encoding 1,3-beta-galactosyl-N-acetylhexosamine phosphorylase — translated: MSKGRVTIPTDDNFIKETIDIVEKWGADAIRDCDGFKLPREIKGLAEKIYSTYFVARGDNEWANNNREELQQTYLMTKHHLATEDTLIIKIMDGYFEEQVQPDSYHDVKEFWEVIDRTTGEVVSLDKWEYNDETKEVIIKNTTAWHEYTVSFLAYCIWDPTQMYNHITNNWGDKPHEMPFDARKPKTNQHIFEAMHKWLDEHPETDVVRFTTFFYHFTLVFNNLAKEKFVDWFGYSSSVSAEALREFEKVKGYKLRPEHIVDQGYYNSTFRVPTKEYLDYMDFQQQFVSVNVKKLVDITHQHGREAMMFLGDNWIGTEPYGKYFEEIGLDAVVGSVGSGATLRMISDIPGVKYTEGRFLPYFFPDTFYEGNDPTIEARENWLTARRALIRKPVDRIGYGGYLSLAYKFPNFVEYIGEVCDEFREIYKNIDGNKPYCGLKVAILNCWGKLRTWQTHMVAHALWYKQIYTYLGVIEALSGMSVDVKFISFDDVKNHGIPSDIDVIINAGDAGTAFSGGEKWNDCDIITNVREWIFNGGGFVGIGEPSAALNGGHYFQLSDALGVDKELGFSLSTDKYFKTSVEQHFITEDVFEALDFGESQKNIYATKSDTEIIKIENGDLLMSANEYGKGRAVYIAGLPYSAQNTRLLMRACFYAANKESEMKKWYADNIYCEVSAYLESNKYAVVNNSNEKQRTNLYDGEGNVVNIELEPAEIRWISM
- a CDS encoding AraC family transcriptional regulator is translated as MGNTRYLINDKNIYNCKYELLYISKSKYENDWHSTAHFHPFTEIFFIINGEGAFHLDDKDVKVKQWDLIIINPNCLHTEKSITKDNPLEYIVLGIDNLLLNFPDTYSLTNNINLKKLYKIIDFTSNKDYILHYLNCLIQEVESKDYNYEMACKNILTLLIIHIIRSIPSLLLVEEPQEKLNLECVKIKNYIDSHYSENITLDILSDMSYMNKFHLVHTFTKQIGISPINYVINKRIEESKNLLATTNYSIRDIASIVGFSNSSYFSQAFKKVTGKSPKEYRVDKLHSMI
- a CDS encoding DUF6903 family protein, which produces MKKLIGAIIFLISIFLVVKGNKILGYTGLGLMFIGLAGLLSELYLYNKRYQ
- a CDS encoding tRNA threonylcarbamoyladenosine dehydratase, translated to MLQHPLSRTELLIGSEGLEKLKGAKVIVFGVGGVGSFTVEALTRAGVGNIILVDDDTVCLTNLNRQIHATYGTISKVKVEVMKERILSINKKCNVITHQVFVTPENIKDIVPDDVDYVVDAIDTVSAKLALAQYCYEKKIKIISSMGTGNKLDPTQFKVSDIYKTKVCPLAKVMRYELRKRGVKKLKVVYSEEMPIKPKTEDVVTCKTGCVCTGGTKKCAAKRQIPGSISFVPPVAGMIIGGEVIKDILEIK
- a CDS encoding CPBP family intramembrane glutamic endopeptidase, with product MKKLFNKIFSPYRKIEQEQLNISFGIFKAIFILLACNIVEAIFTSIPYFITSDNFLDNNMIVLIPYEIILFFLLPYIWNDISGKNTKVINTYKKFNLKSIIYPFLLVISFRLIYDSLIYPLVMLVPESEFLNEFTSMANNNFLYFFISAILYAPFTEELLFRGIILNGLLGKYSAKISIPISALIFACAHFNFHQGVNAFILGLALGYIFYKTKSLYLTIFCHFINNLIALVTTVPSNPEISYVVTFLSASIGLGLLVLVIMKYRPKYNANFEKL
- a CDS encoding 5'-methylthioadenosine/adenosylhomocysteine nucleosidase is translated as MVLGIISAMSEELEILLKDMTLEEKVEKANMTFNKGKLGNTSIIAVVSGIGKVNAAVCAQILISEYKVDSIINVGVAGGIGKDIYPGDVVVATDLVQHDIDTTVFGDPHGQVPRLNTFAFKCDEGLVKAAMDACEEITEINTFSGRIVSGDQFISSVEKIQWFEKEFGAISCEMEGASIAHVCYLNNIPCVVIRSISDNANNGAHMDYEKFIPLGVRNSTAILKTMINKLS
- a CDS encoding carbohydrate ABC transporter permease produces the protein MGRKNTSKKLFISLSVIPAIVLFIVFMVIPTLNVFWMSLFKWGGLSNNKKFVGLDNFTILFKDENFIRSFQNTLFLLVIVTIITLILAITSAAVLVREDTKFKNFFRIVFYFPNILSVVVISAIFSAILDPRQGIINATLDALSLESFKRMWLGDQKVVIWCIALAMIWQAVGYYMVMYMASMSSIPSSLYESADLEGATRSQQFFQITLPLIWNTIRTTLTFFIISTINLSFLFVKVMTAGGPDGASDVFLNYMYKQAYSNSAYGYGMAIGVVIFIFSFGLSLIISKATKRDVIEF
- a CDS encoding carbohydrate ABC transporter permease yields the protein MKKAFKEMSAEKLFRIFMYLCLSIFALSILIPLGWAFLASMKHKSEFYGNPWVLPQGFYFENFRKAFVEAHMGEYFINSIIVTGLALIILLVVAIPAAYVLSRFEFKSKKVINLLFSAGLFINVNYIVVPIFLMVLDGEKLVKEIFALPASMSLFLDSRIVVSIIYASTALPFTIYLLMNFLRTLPKAYEEAAYMDGCSNFKTLIHVIIPMAKPSILTVILFNFLAFWNEYIIALTMLPNGAKTLPLGLINLMQVQKTATDYGAMYAGLVIVMIPTIILYILVQKKLTEGMTVGGIKE